Within Roseisolibacter agri, the genomic segment TCGGGACCCTCGAACTGGCCTGCGCGCACGAAGCGGCTAGAGTCGCCGGCTCCGGCGCTGACCCCCGGAGGCGCGGGCGGTGGGGCGGGCGCAGGCGACCTCGATCGCAGCAAGGAGACCCGACGCGCAACGCGCCGTCGGGGCTCCGCAGCGGCCGCGATCGCCGGGAGCCGAAGCCCGTCCCGCCGCCCGCGCCGTGCGCGAGAAACCCGCCTGCACCCGAAGGCTCGTAACCTGAACGAGGAAGGGCTGTTAGATTCGTGGGTCTCCGAACCCGACTCCCATGGCTACTGAGATCGCTCCCCACGAGTCCTACCTGCCGTCGCCGCAGCTCACGCCGCGCGAGGGCGACCTGTTCAACATCGACGCCGGGCTCACCGAGGAGGAGCGCGCCGTCCGCGACTCGGTGCGCCGCTTCGTCGACGAGAAGGTCCTGCCGATCATCGGCAAGCACTACGTCGAGGGCACCTTCCCGAAGCACCTGATCGCCGAGATGGGCGAGCTGGGCGTGTTCGGCGCCAACCTGCCCGAGGAGTACGGCTGCGCGGGGCTCAACAACGTGCAGTACGGGCTCATCATGCAGGAGCTCGAGCGCGGCGACTCGGGCATCCGCTCGTTCGCGTCGGTGCAGGGCGCGCTCGTGATGTACCCGATCTACGCCTTCGGCAGCGAGGAGCAGAAGCGCCACTGGCTGCCGAAGATGGCCACGGGCGAGGTGATCGGCTGCTTCGGGCTCACCGAGCCGGACTACGGCTCGAACCCCGCGGGCATGATCACCGTCGCGCGCGAGCAGGCCGACGGGTCGTGGGTGCTGAACGGCGCCAAGATGTGGATCACCAACGGCTCGCAGGCGCACGTCTCGGTCGTCTGGGCCAAGACCGTCCGCCACGGCGAGACCGAGGTCGGCGACGAGCGCACCATCCGCGGCTTCGTCGTCCCGACCGACACGCCGGGCTTCCGCGCGCGCGACCAGAAGGGGAAGCTGTCGCTGCGCGCGTCGGACACGTCCGAGCTGATCCTCGAGGACGTGAAGCTGCCGGCCGACGCGATCCTGCCGAAGTCGGGCGGGCTCAAGTCGCCGCTGATGTGCCTGACGCAGGCGCGCTACGGCATCTCGTGGGGCGCGCTCGGCGCCGCCATCGCGTGCTTCGAGGAGGCCGTGTCCTACTCGAAGAACCGCGTCATGTTCGACAAGCCGATCGGCGCGTTCCAGATCCAGCAGGTGCGCCTGGCCGACATGCTGACGGAGATCGTGAAGGGGCAGCTGCTGTCGCTGCACCTGGGCCGCTGCAAGGACCTGGGGACGTTCACGCCGCAGATGGTGTCGCTGGCCAAGCGGAACAACGTCAACATCGCGACCGACATCGCGCGCGAGGCGCGCCGCCTGCTCGGCGGCAACGGGATCCTGGCCGAGTACGCGTCGATGCGCCACATGGCCAACCTGGAGAGCGTGTACACGTACGAGGGGACGCACGACGTCCACTCGCTCATCCTCGGCCAGGCGATCACGGGGCACAGCGCGTTCAAGTGAGCACGGGCTGAGCCGGGCCGGTCCCGGCGGCCCGATCCGACAGGGCGCGTCCTTCCACGGCGGAGGGGCGCGCCCTGTCGGCGTCCGGCCGGTGGGGGTAACGTTGCCGCGTTGTTCGAGGGCGGTTCCGCACGCTGGACGGGGTGACCCGCGGGCGTGCTGCTCGGGTCCAGATGCATGTAGGCCACGCTGTGTGCGTTCGTTCGTCGCCGGTGCCCCCCGGACGTCGGCGGCTGCCCGCTGGTCCCATTTGCAGGAGGCACGCGATGCGTTCTCCGTT encodes:
- a CDS encoding acyl-CoA dehydrogenase family protein, giving the protein MATEIAPHESYLPSPQLTPREGDLFNIDAGLTEEERAVRDSVRRFVDEKVLPIIGKHYVEGTFPKHLIAEMGELGVFGANLPEEYGCAGLNNVQYGLIMQELERGDSGIRSFASVQGALVMYPIYAFGSEEQKRHWLPKMATGEVIGCFGLTEPDYGSNPAGMITVAREQADGSWVLNGAKMWITNGSQAHVSVVWAKTVRHGETEVGDERTIRGFVVPTDTPGFRARDQKGKLSLRASDTSELILEDVKLPADAILPKSGGLKSPLMCLTQARYGISWGALGAAIACFEEAVSYSKNRVMFDKPIGAFQIQQVRLADMLTEIVKGQLLSLHLGRCKDLGTFTPQMVSLAKRNNVNIATDIAREARRLLGGNGILAEYASMRHMANLESVYTYEGTHDVHSLILGQAITGHSAFK